A window from Ramlibacter pinisoli encodes these proteins:
- a CDS encoding TOBE domain-containing protein yields MPRRLDLDEALGHAATDKRLEILRRVGASGSISQAAREVGVSYKAAWQALDMLANLAGVPLLEKVVGGAGGGGARLTPAGERLLHAGSEMARSRSQVLARLSARSAGPALAALGLRTSMRNQLPCTVAQVQVHGPLVRVVLQLHDGTLASRITAESAQLLGLEPGLPVLALCKATAVQVERAGAGPTGPAVNVLRGRATRVARGDVGDEVAAQLAGGAALVGFAQGRSGLRAGSPVALHMDEAAVVLALAS; encoded by the coding sequence ATGCCGCGCCGCCTCGATCTGGATGAAGCCCTGGGCCATGCCGCCACCGACAAGCGGCTGGAAATCCTGCGCCGGGTCGGCGCCAGCGGCTCGATCTCGCAGGCCGCGCGCGAGGTCGGCGTCAGCTACAAGGCTGCCTGGCAGGCGCTGGACATGCTGGCCAACCTGGCCGGCGTGCCGCTGCTGGAGAAGGTGGTCGGCGGCGCCGGCGGCGGCGGCGCCCGCCTCACCCCGGCCGGTGAGCGGCTGCTCCACGCCGGCAGCGAGATGGCGCGCTCGCGCAGCCAGGTGCTGGCCCGGCTGTCCGCGCGCAGCGCCGGGCCGGCGCTGGCCGCGTTGGGCCTGCGCACCAGCATGCGCAACCAGCTGCCGTGCACGGTGGCGCAGGTGCAGGTGCACGGGCCGCTGGTGCGGGTGGTGCTGCAACTGCACGACGGCACGCTGGCCTCGCGCATCACCGCCGAGAGCGCGCAGCTGCTGGGCCTGGAGCCCGGCCTGCCGGTGCTGGCGCTGTGCAAGGCCACCGCCGTCCAGGTGGAGCGCGCCGGCGCCGGACCAACCGGGCCCGCCGTCAACGTGCTGCGCGGCCGGGCCACGCGCGTGGCACGCGGCGACGTGGGCGACGAGGTGGCGGCGCAGCTGGCGGGCGGCGCCGCACTGGTGGGATTCGCCCAGGGCCGCAGCGGACTGCGTGCCGGCAGCCCGGTCGCGCTGCACATGGACGAGGCGGCGGTGGTGCTCGCGCTGGCGAGCTGA
- the modA gene encoding molybdate ABC transporter substrate-binding protein, with translation MRRLLALLLLAAAPLVHAGEVSVAVAANFTSALQEIAVAFERDTGHKVVAAFGSTGRFYAQIRNGAPYQVLLAADDETPARLEQDGATVAGTRFTYAVGRLVLWSTHPNMIDARGEVLKLPGGDKVAIADPKLAPYGAAAIQVMQRLGVLDSLRPRLVQGDSIAQTYQFVSTGNAPIGFVALSQVMSGGRVTSGSWWVVPEALHEPLKQDAVLLARGQGNPAAIALLAYLRGSEARAIIRAHGYGL, from the coding sequence ATGCGTCGCCTGCTCGCCCTGCTCCTGCTCGCCGCCGCGCCGCTCGTGCACGCGGGCGAGGTCAGCGTCGCCGTCGCCGCCAACTTCACCAGCGCGCTGCAGGAGATCGCAGTGGCGTTCGAGCGCGACACGGGGCACAAGGTGGTGGCCGCGTTCGGCTCCACCGGCCGCTTCTACGCGCAGATCCGCAACGGCGCGCCCTACCAGGTGCTGCTCGCGGCCGACGACGAGACCCCGGCCCGCCTGGAGCAGGACGGCGCCACGGTCGCGGGCACGCGCTTCACCTACGCGGTGGGGCGGCTGGTGCTCTGGAGCACCCACCCGAACATGATCGATGCGCGAGGCGAGGTGCTCAAGCTGCCCGGTGGCGACAAGGTCGCCATCGCCGACCCCAAGCTGGCGCCCTACGGCGCGGCCGCGATCCAGGTCATGCAGCGGCTGGGCGTGCTGGACTCGCTGCGGCCGCGACTGGTGCAGGGCGACAGCATCGCGCAGACCTACCAGTTCGTCAGCACCGGCAATGCGCCGATCGGCTTCGTCGCCCTGTCGCAGGTGATGTCCGGCGGCCGCGTCACCAGCGGCTCCTGGTGGGTGGTGCCCGAGGCACTACACGAGCCGTTGAAGCAGGACGCCGTGCTGCTGGCGCGCGGCCAGGGCAACCCGGCGGCGATCGCGCTGCTGGCCTACCTGCGCGGCAGCGAAGCCCGGGCGATCATCCGCGCCCACGGCTACGGGCTCTGA
- the modB gene encoding molybdate ABC transporter permease subunit, producing MPLGSADLQAIALTLRLATATTAILLLLATPLAWWLAHARGRWAAVVGAVVALPLVLPPTVLGFYLLVVFGPQGWGGQLTQALGLGLLPFTFGGLLVASVLYSLPFAVQPLQHAFEAVGRRPLELAATLRARPLDAFLTVAVPLARPGFLTAAILSFAHTVGEFGVVLMIGGNIPQQTRVVSTQIYGHVEALEYAQAHWLAGGMLAFSFAVLLGVSLLARRPARIGA from the coding sequence ATGCCCCTGGGCAGCGCCGACCTGCAGGCCATCGCGCTGACGCTGCGGCTGGCCACCGCCACCACGGCCATCCTGCTGCTGCTGGCGACGCCGCTGGCCTGGTGGCTGGCGCATGCCCGCGGCCGCTGGGCCGCAGTGGTCGGCGCCGTCGTCGCCCTGCCGCTAGTGCTGCCACCCACGGTGCTGGGGTTCTACCTGCTGGTGGTGTTCGGCCCGCAGGGCTGGGGTGGCCAGCTCACCCAGGCGCTCGGCCTGGGCCTGCTGCCCTTCACCTTCGGCGGCCTGCTGGTGGCCTCGGTGCTGTACTCGCTGCCGTTCGCGGTGCAGCCGCTGCAGCACGCGTTCGAAGCCGTCGGCCGGCGGCCGCTGGAACTGGCCGCGACGCTGCGGGCCCGGCCGCTCGACGCCTTCCTCACCGTGGCGGTGCCGCTGGCGCGGCCGGGATTCCTCACCGCCGCCATCCTCAGCTTCGCGCACACCGTCGGCGAGTTCGGCGTGGTGCTGATGATCGGCGGCAACATCCCGCAGCAGACGCGCGTGGTGTCGACGCAGATCTACGGCCACGTCGAGGCGCTGGAGTACGCGCAGGCGCACTGGCTGGCCGGCGGCATGCTGGCCTTCTCGTTCGCCGTGCTGCTGGGCGTGTCGCTGCTGGCGCGCCGGCCGGCACGCATCGGCGCATGA
- the modC gene encoding molybdenum ABC transporter ATP-binding protein, with protein sequence MSDTRLQFALDRGAFHLGVDLALPGSGITVLYGPSGSGKTTVLRCVAGLERAAGLVRIAGHDWQDDGRRLFLPAWRRPVGYVVQEASLFPHLDVRGNLRYAQRRASPREQPIAFDTVLGLLGIGHLLDRRPDNLSGGERQRVAIARALATQPEVLLLDEPLAAVDPARRREVLPWLEALRDELRIPMLYVTHSADEMARLADTLVLMDHGRVVASGPLADTLVRLDAPLARDEDAGALLHGQVAGRDTRWHLARVDIASGVLWLRDDGTPVGAPVRVRVLARDVSVLLAPPAPGSTSVQNVLACTVRAIAGAPHPSLVLVQLACGPDTLLARITARAADILALRPGLPVWAQIKSAGLVR encoded by the coding sequence ATGAGCGACACCCGCCTGCAGTTCGCGCTCGACCGCGGAGCGTTCCACCTCGGCGTCGACCTCGCGCTGCCGGGCAGCGGCATCACCGTGCTGTACGGCCCGTCCGGTTCGGGCAAGACCACGGTGCTGCGCTGCGTCGCCGGCCTGGAGCGCGCCGCCGGCCTGGTGCGAATCGCCGGCCACGACTGGCAGGACGATGGGCGCCGGCTGTTCCTGCCCGCCTGGCGGCGCCCGGTGGGCTACGTCGTCCAGGAGGCCAGCCTGTTCCCGCACCTGGACGTGCGCGGGAACCTGCGCTACGCGCAGCGCCGCGCCAGCCCGCGCGAGCAGCCGATCGCGTTCGACACCGTGCTGGGCCTGCTGGGCATCGGCCACCTCCTGGACCGCCGGCCCGACAACCTGTCCGGCGGCGAACGCCAGCGGGTGGCCATCGCCCGTGCGCTGGCCACCCAGCCCGAGGTGCTGCTGCTGGACGAGCCGCTGGCCGCGGTCGACCCGGCGCGCCGGCGCGAGGTGCTGCCCTGGCTCGAGGCGCTGCGCGACGAGCTGCGCATCCCGATGCTGTACGTCACCCACTCGGCCGACGAGATGGCGCGGCTGGCCGACACGCTGGTGCTGATGGACCACGGCCGGGTGGTCGCCAGCGGTCCGCTGGCCGACACCCTGGTGCGGCTGGACGCGCCGCTGGCCCGCGACGAGGACGCCGGCGCCCTGTTGCACGGGCAGGTCGCCGGGCGCGACACGCGCTGGCACCTGGCGCGGGTCGACATCGCCAGCGGCGTGCTCTGGCTGCGCGACGACGGCACGCCTGTCGGCGCGCCGGTGCGGGTGCGCGTGCTGGCGCGCGACGTGAGCGTGCTGCTGGCCCCGCCCGCGCCGGGCAGCACCAGCGTCCAGAACGTGCTGGCGTGCACGGTGCGCGCCATCGCCGGCGCGCCCCATCCCTCGCTGGTGCTGGTGCAGCTGGCCTGCGGGCCCGACACCCTGCTGGCGCGCATCACCGCCCGCGCGGCCGACATCCTGGCCCTTCGCCCCGGCCTGCCGGTGTGGGCCCAGATCAAGTCGGCCGGGCTGGTGCGCTGA
- a CDS encoding substrate-binding domain-containing protein — protein sequence MLPFLSRRVAVTALLCLLSGAAAAQSAITIASTTSTEQSGLFAHLLPAFKQATGIDTKVVAVGTGQAIDMARRGDADVLFVHDQPAEEKFVAEGYSTRRYPVMYNDFILVGPKADPAGAKGRDIVAALKKLAGGNVAFVSRGDKSGTHAAELRYWQLAGVASKGSGYKECGCGMGPALNIASTTGAYVLADRGTWLSFKNRGDLAILVEGDQRLFNQYGVMVVNPAKFPHLKAAEAQKFADWVISPAGQSTIAAYKIGGEQLFFPNAGSN from the coding sequence ATGCTCCCCTTCCTGAGCCGCCGCGTCGCGGTCACCGCCCTGCTGTGCCTGTTGTCCGGTGCGGCCGCCGCGCAGTCCGCCATCACCATCGCGTCGACCACCTCGACCGAGCAGTCCGGCCTCTTCGCCCACCTGCTGCCCGCGTTCAAGCAGGCCACCGGCATCGACACCAAGGTGGTGGCCGTCGGCACTGGCCAGGCCATCGACATGGCGCGCCGCGGCGACGCCGACGTGTTGTTCGTGCACGACCAGCCGGCCGAGGAGAAGTTCGTCGCCGAGGGCTACTCCACCCGCCGCTACCCGGTCATGTACAACGACTTCATCCTCGTCGGTCCCAAGGCCGATCCGGCCGGCGCGAAAGGCCGCGACATCGTGGCGGCGCTCAAGAAGCTGGCCGGCGGCAATGTCGCCTTCGTCTCGCGCGGCGACAAGAGCGGCACCCACGCCGCCGAGCTGCGCTACTGGCAGCTGGCCGGCGTGGCGTCCAAGGGCAGCGGCTACAAGGAATGCGGCTGCGGCATGGGCCCGGCGCTGAACATCGCCTCGACCACCGGCGCCTACGTGCTGGCCGACCGCGGCACCTGGCTGAGCTTCAAGAACCGCGGCGACCTGGCGATCCTGGTCGAGGGCGACCAGCGCCTGTTCAACCAGTACGGCGTGATGGTCGTGAACCCCGCGAAGTTCCCGCACCTGAAGGCCGCCGAGGCGCAGAAATTCGCCGACTGGGTGATCTCGCCGGCCGGCCAGTCCACGATCGCCGCCTACAAGATCGGCGGCGAGCAGCTGTTCTTCCCCAACGCCGGGAGCAATTGA
- a CDS encoding substrate-binding domain-containing protein has product MRHVELSYALAPQRGAEGLHNPLIALLQAVRVHGSITGAARALGQSYRHVWGELKRWEDTLGRGLIVWDKGQPARLTVFGDKLLWAERQAQARLAPQIASLHADLERAFAVAFDDQAHVLTLYASHDDALVRLRGLAAQAARLHLDIRFTGSVDAIAALNEGRCTLAGFHTPPQPAPGSLAQRTYQPLLQPGLHKIIGFARRQQGLAVARGNPLGLRTFGDLRRARFVNRALGTGTRLLAEDLLAQAALRPAEVDGWERVEPSHGAVAEAVASGSADAGLVIEAAARARGLDFVPLLEEDYYLVCLKSVLETPPARALREWLASPAWQAQLRELPGYAPLHSGEVLSLRTQLPWWRFARAKAPHNR; this is encoded by the coding sequence ATGCGCCACGTCGAGCTGTCCTACGCCCTGGCCCCGCAACGCGGGGCCGAGGGCCTGCACAACCCGCTGATCGCCCTGCTCCAGGCGGTGCGGGTGCACGGCTCGATCACCGGCGCGGCGCGCGCACTCGGCCAGTCGTACCGCCACGTGTGGGGCGAGCTCAAACGCTGGGAGGACACGCTCGGGCGCGGCCTCATCGTCTGGGACAAGGGCCAGCCGGCGCGCCTGACGGTCTTCGGCGACAAGCTGCTGTGGGCCGAGCGGCAGGCACAGGCCCGGCTGGCGCCGCAGATCGCCAGCCTGCACGCCGACCTGGAGCGTGCCTTCGCGGTCGCCTTCGACGACCAGGCGCACGTGCTCACCCTGTACGCCAGCCACGACGATGCGCTGGTGCGGCTGCGTGGGCTGGCGGCGCAGGCGGCGCGCCTGCACCTGGACATCCGTTTCACCGGCAGCGTGGACGCGATCGCCGCGCTGAACGAGGGCCGCTGTACGCTGGCCGGCTTCCACACCCCGCCGCAGCCGGCGCCCGGCTCGCTGGCCCAGCGCACCTACCAGCCGCTGCTGCAGCCGGGCCTGCACAAGATCATCGGCTTCGCGCGCCGGCAGCAGGGCCTGGCCGTCGCGCGCGGCAACCCGCTCGGCCTGCGCACCTTCGGCGATCTGCGGCGCGCGCGCTTCGTCAACCGGGCACTGGGCACCGGCACCCGGCTGCTGGCCGAGGACCTGCTGGCGCAAGCCGCCTTGCGGCCGGCGGAGGTCGACGGCTGGGAGCGCGTGGAACCGTCGCACGGCGCGGTGGCCGAAGCCGTGGCCTCCGGCAGCGCCGACGCCGGCCTGGTGATCGAGGCGGCAGCCCGGGCGCGCGGGCTCGACTTCGTGCCGCTGCTCGAGGAGGACTACTACCTCGTGTGCCTGAAGTCAGTGCTGGAGACGCCGCCGGCCCGTGCGCTGCGCGAGTGGCTGGCGTCGCCGGCCTGGCAGGCACAGCTGCGCGAGTTGCCCGGGTATGCGCCGCTGCACAGCGGCGAGGTCCTGAGCCTGCGCACGCAGCTGCCGTGGTGGCGCTTCGCGCGCGCCAAGGCGCCGCACAACCGCTGA
- a CDS encoding Ku protein, protein MTAPASTRAVWKGAISFGLVHIPVVLHAATADIRPKFNLIDPASMSPVGNKQVSKATGEAVQREELVKGIEVEDGQYVVLSKDEIRTALPKTTQTIEIEAFVDAGEIAPAYFSKPYHVAPATRGLKPYALLRDVLARTHKVGVAKIVMSTKQHLAALMPVGDGLVLELLRWSDEVRDAPTSTGDTGAAAAPNERELKMAEQLVTDMAAAWSPDLFHDEFREKLQLLVQAKAQAGDVATLQPLPGEEAPAAGGSAEILDLTDLLRRSLQAKTGAAAKTPETREAATETREAANDEPVPLKKAAASKAAKSRTAVKPAPKAARATAKPVAAKSKR, encoded by the coding sequence ATGACCGCTCCTGCCAGCACCCGCGCCGTGTGGAAAGGCGCCATCAGCTTCGGGCTGGTGCACATCCCGGTGGTCCTCCACGCCGCCACTGCCGACATCCGCCCCAAGTTCAACCTGATCGACCCCGCCAGCATGAGCCCGGTGGGCAACAAGCAGGTGAGCAAGGCCACCGGCGAGGCCGTGCAGCGCGAGGAACTGGTCAAGGGCATCGAGGTCGAGGACGGCCAGTACGTCGTGCTGTCGAAGGACGAGATCCGCACCGCCCTGCCCAAGACCACCCAGACCATCGAGATCGAGGCCTTCGTCGATGCCGGCGAGATCGCGCCGGCCTATTTCTCCAAGCCGTACCACGTGGCGCCGGCCACGCGCGGGCTCAAGCCGTATGCCCTGCTGCGCGACGTGCTGGCCCGCACCCACAAGGTCGGCGTGGCCAAGATCGTGATGTCGACCAAGCAGCACCTGGCGGCGCTGATGCCGGTCGGCGACGGCCTGGTGCTGGAGCTGCTGCGCTGGTCCGACGAGGTGCGCGATGCGCCGACCTCCACCGGCGACACCGGCGCCGCCGCCGCGCCCAACGAGCGCGAGCTGAAGATGGCCGAGCAGCTGGTCACCGACATGGCCGCGGCCTGGAGCCCCGACCTGTTCCACGACGAGTTCCGCGAGAAGCTGCAGCTGCTGGTGCAGGCCAAGGCGCAGGCCGGCGACGTCGCCACGCTGCAGCCGCTGCCGGGCGAGGAAGCACCGGCCGCCGGCGGCAGCGCCGAGATCCTGGATCTCACCGACCTGCTGCGGCGCAGCCTGCAGGCCAAGACCGGTGCAGCGGCGAAGACGCCCGAGACGCGCGAGGCTGCCACCGAGACGCGCGAGGCTGCCAACGACGAACCGGTGCCGCTGAAGAAGGCGGCGGCGAGCAAGGCCGCCAAGTCGCGCACCGCGGTCAAGCCGGCGCCGAAGGCGGCTCGGGCGACCGCCAAGCCCGTCGCGGCCAAGTCCAAGCGCTAG
- a CDS encoding SUMF1/EgtB/PvdO family nonheme iron enzyme produces the protein MALGQAHAAPSHALATVRTAAPELLGLALMDARNQTLALLARWDEAQAGKGIRVPMHPDFELPQWLAGHIAWFAESWIVRNPRRGLGRACPSDAPRLPSVEPMADRWYQPVLAPHASRWDMPIPGLQEVRAYLLDTLERTLDLLERATPDDDGLFFFRAALYHEDLRGEQLLRQSQALGVPMPLKLPPAVALREPLLMPASRWTLGAHEGGFAFDVELGAHEVAVPEFEIDAQPVAWEQYVEFVDDGGYDRPELWQPEGWAWLQALAELEGRRAPRHVEQLGGGSGAVLQTLFGRPTRMAGPQPALHVSWWEADAYARWAGRRLPTEVEWELAAHQGAGRGFHWGEVWEWTAGTLRPWPGFTPDAWTRHGEFEAEPAFGRARVLRGASFATRSRLRWPRRRAWALPGRDDHFVGFRTCAV, from the coding sequence ATGGCTCTCGGCCAGGCTCACGCCGCCCCCTCCCACGCGCTCGCCACGGTCCGCACCGCCGCGCCCGAGCTCCTCGGCCTGGCGCTGATGGACGCGCGCAACCAGACGCTCGCGCTGCTGGCGCGCTGGGACGAGGCGCAGGCCGGCAAGGGCATCCGGGTGCCGATGCACCCCGACTTCGAGCTGCCGCAGTGGCTGGCCGGCCACATCGCCTGGTTCGCCGAGTCTTGGATCGTGCGCAACCCGCGCCGCGGCCTGGGCCGCGCCTGCCCGTCGGACGCACCGCGGCTGCCCTCGGTCGAGCCCATGGCCGACCGCTGGTACCAGCCGGTGCTGGCCCCGCACGCCAGCCGCTGGGACATGCCGATCCCGGGCCTGCAGGAGGTGCGCGCCTACCTGCTCGACACGCTGGAGCGCACGCTCGACCTGCTGGAGCGCGCCACCCCCGACGACGACGGCCTGTTCTTCTTCCGCGCCGCGCTGTACCACGAGGACCTGCGCGGCGAGCAGCTGCTGCGGCAGTCGCAGGCGCTCGGCGTGCCGATGCCGCTGAAGCTGCCGCCCGCCGTCGCGTTGCGCGAGCCGCTGCTGATGCCGGCCTCGCGCTGGACGCTGGGGGCGCATGAGGGCGGCTTCGCCTTCGACGTCGAGCTGGGGGCGCACGAGGTGGCGGTGCCCGAGTTCGAGATCGACGCCCAGCCGGTCGCCTGGGAGCAGTACGTCGAGTTCGTCGACGACGGCGGCTACGACCGGCCCGAGCTGTGGCAGCCCGAGGGCTGGGCCTGGCTGCAGGCGCTGGCCGAGCTGGAGGGGCGCCGCGCCCCGCGCCATGTCGAGCAGCTGGGCGGCGGCAGCGGGGCGGTGCTGCAGACCCTGTTCGGCCGCCCGACCCGCATGGCCGGGCCGCAGCCCGCGCTGCACGTGAGCTGGTGGGAGGCCGATGCCTACGCCCGCTGGGCCGGCCGCCGGCTGCCGACCGAGGTCGAGTGGGAGCTGGCCGCGCACCAGGGCGCCGGGCGCGGCTTCCACTGGGGCGAGGTCTGGGAATGGACGGCCGGCACGCTGCGGCCCTGGCCCGGCTTCACGCCGGACGCCTGGACGCGCCACGGCGAGTTCGAGGCCGAGCCGGCGTTCGGCCGCGCGCGGGTGCTGCGCGGCGCCTCGTTCGCCACCCGGTCACGGTTGCGCTGGCCGCGGCGGCGCGCCTGGGCGCTGCCCGGCCGTGACGACCACTTCGTCGGCTTCCGCACCTGCGCCGTCTGA
- a CDS encoding TRAP transporter small permease subunit: MSGLLKLALAVDWISDRLGRLASLAVLLTALISAGNAFIRYGLDISSNGWLEIQWYLFAGIVMLGAPIVLKLNEHVRVDLIYGKLKGNGPVYVDLFGLIFFLLPVMSLMAYLSWPLLVRMYVTQEMSSNAGGLIRWPAMLMLPLGFGLIVLQGLSEIVKRVAYLQGKFQMDTHYEKPVQ, translated from the coding sequence GTGTCCGGACTACTGAAACTCGCGCTGGCGGTCGACTGGATCAGCGACCGGCTCGGTCGCCTGGCGTCGCTGGCGGTGCTGCTGACGGCCCTGATCTCGGCGGGCAACGCCTTCATCCGCTACGGCCTGGACATCAGCTCGAACGGCTGGCTCGAGATCCAGTGGTACCTGTTCGCCGGCATCGTCATGCTGGGCGCGCCCATCGTCCTGAAGCTCAACGAGCATGTGCGGGTCGACCTGATCTACGGCAAGCTCAAAGGCAACGGCCCGGTCTACGTCGACCTGTTCGGGCTCATCTTCTTCCTGCTGCCCGTCATGAGCCTGATGGCCTACCTGTCGTGGCCGCTGCTGGTGCGGATGTACGTCACCCAGGAGATGTCCAGCAACGCCGGCGGCCTGATCCGCTGGCCCGCCATGCTGATGCTGCCGCTGGGCTTCGGCCTCATCGTGCTGCAGGGCCTGTCGGAGATCGTCAAGCGCGTGGCGTACCTGCAGGGCAAGTTCCAGATGGACACCCACTACGAGAAACCCGTGCAATGA
- a CDS encoding TRAP transporter large permease produces the protein MQMENFAPFMFGALVIVMLIGFPVAFSLAALGLASGFFAIEMGWFPPVFMANLPINVFGILSNDLLLAIPFFTFMGAILEKCGLAEDMLDSMGQLFGTVRGGLGYSVIIVGFILGAITGTVAGQVIAMALISLPVMIRYGYNMRYATGVLAASGTITQLVPPSLVLVVMADQLGRSVGDMYKGAWGPSILQVVIFAVYTFGLGLVKPHYVPGVPKEARTMSGFHLWMKCLRGIIPSAVLIFAVLGSMGGLPFMTYAIATPTEAGAMGCVGALVLAAIHRRLTLPLVWEAMVGTMRLTAMVVFILIGSRVFSMVFQGVDGAKWVEHLLTGLPGGQVGFLIVVNVFIFFLAFFLDFFEIAFIILPMLGPVADKMGIDLVWFGVLLCVNMQTSFMHPPFGFALFYLRGIADTLYKEKRIDKPVLSNDIYLGAIPWVIMQVLLVLVVIFVPQTVTMFLDKEVAVDLDKVKIEMPADSEQPAVDPAAPAASGAEPSASDPFAPPAADTSSDEEQKKMDELFKTDKK, from the coding sequence ATGCAGATGGAAAACTTCGCGCCGTTCATGTTCGGCGCCCTGGTCATCGTGATGCTGATCGGCTTCCCGGTGGCCTTCTCGCTGGCCGCGCTGGGACTGGCCAGCGGCTTCTTCGCCATCGAGATGGGCTGGTTCCCGCCGGTGTTCATGGCCAACCTGCCGATCAACGTGTTCGGCATCCTGTCCAACGACCTGCTGCTGGCGATCCCGTTCTTCACCTTCATGGGCGCCATCCTGGAGAAGTGCGGGCTGGCCGAGGACATGCTGGACTCGATGGGCCAGCTGTTCGGCACCGTGCGCGGCGGCCTGGGCTACTCGGTCATCATCGTCGGCTTCATCCTCGGCGCCATCACCGGCACCGTGGCCGGCCAGGTGATCGCGATGGCGCTGATCTCGCTGCCGGTGATGATCCGCTACGGCTACAACATGCGCTACGCCACCGGCGTGCTGGCCGCCTCGGGCACCATCACCCAGCTGGTGCCGCCCTCGCTGGTGCTGGTGGTCATGGCCGACCAGCTGGGCCGCTCGGTGGGCGACATGTACAAGGGCGCCTGGGGCCCCTCCATCCTGCAGGTGGTGATCTTCGCGGTCTACACCTTCGGCCTCGGCCTGGTGAAGCCGCACTACGTGCCGGGCGTCCCCAAGGAAGCCCGCACCATGTCCGGCTTCCATCTGTGGATGAAGTGCCTGCGCGGCATCATCCCCTCGGCGGTGCTGATCTTCGCGGTGCTGGGCTCCATGGGCGGCCTGCCCTTCATGACCTACGCCATCGCCACGCCCACCGAGGCCGGCGCCATGGGCTGCGTGGGCGCGCTGGTGCTGGCCGCCATCCACCGCCGCCTGACGCTCCCGCTGGTGTGGGAAGCCATGGTGGGCACCATGCGCCTGACGGCCATGGTGGTGTTCATCCTGATCGGCTCGCGCGTGTTCTCGATGGTGTTCCAGGGCGTCGACGGCGCCAAGTGGGTGGAGCACCTGCTGACCGGGCTGCCCGGCGGCCAGGTCGGCTTCCTGATCGTCGTCAACGTCTTCATCTTCTTCCTGGCGTTCTTCCTCGACTTCTTCGAGATCGCCTTCATCATCCTGCCGATGCTGGGGCCGGTGGCCGACAAGATGGGCATCGACCTGGTGTGGTTCGGCGTGCTGCTGTGCGTGAACATGCAGACCTCGTTCATGCACCCGCCGTTCGGCTTCGCCCTGTTCTACCTGCGCGGCATCGCCGACACCCTGTACAAGGAAAAGCGCATCGACAAGCCGGTGCTGTCGAACGACATCTACCTGGGCGCCATCCCCTGGGTGATCATGCAGGTGCTGCTGGTGCTGGTGGTCATCTTCGTGCCGCAGACGGTCACCATGTTCCTCGACAAGGAAGTCGCGGTCGACCTCGACAAGGTCAAGATCGAGATGCCGGCCGACTCAGAGCAGCCGGCGGTCGATCCCGCCGCGCCGGCCGCCTCCGGTGCCGAGCCCTCGGCCAGCGACCCGTTCGCCCCGCCCGCCGCCGACACCTCGTCGGACGAGGAGCAGAAGAAGATGGACGAGCTGTTCAAGACCGACAAGAAGTAG
- a CDS encoding DoxX family protein, producing the protein MVDPATAPYAILLLRLSLGLMFLAHATLKWKVFTIPGTIKYFRSIGLPGWLAYVTLAIEFGGGFALIVGLAPRLVALLLVPLLLGTIVTVHGRNGWLFTNKDGGWEFPAFWTAALVAVFLLGDGAVAVLPSSAFGL; encoded by the coding sequence ATGGTCGATCCCGCCACCGCTCCTTACGCCATCCTGCTCCTGCGGCTGAGCCTGGGGCTCATGTTCCTGGCCCACGCGACGCTGAAATGGAAGGTGTTCACCATCCCGGGCACGATCAAGTATTTCCGGTCGATCGGCCTGCCGGGCTGGCTGGCCTACGTCACGCTCGCCATCGAGTTCGGCGGCGGCTTCGCGCTGATCGTCGGCCTGGCGCCGCGCCTGGTGGCGTTGCTGCTGGTGCCCCTGCTGCTGGGCACCATCGTCACGGTGCACGGGCGCAACGGCTGGCTGTTCACCAACAAGGACGGCGGCTGGGAATTCCCGGCCTTCTGGACGGCGGCGCTGGTGGCCGTGTTCCTGCTCGGCGACGGCGCCGTGGCGGTGCTGCCGTCGTCGGCGTTCGGGCTGTGA